From one Agathobaculum sp. NTUH-O15-33 genomic stretch:
- a CDS encoding antitoxin gives MAELLKVTTPLVSQSQAVPPKQGADPVNPFSLQATSRVLQPHNQSDVLAQNNGLNGGEGAAMLMDLLKDPSVAATYLKNIFLLEEVFKLLPANNETVTTELEQLFGGLLAQPGDVAAELVRQGEDATVFRGPFFDFLRELSDSAPSGSELPGAVANLLKAMNSSLGRRDVLDAAANNLGFLSKSLAPSADLSGRLAALSERFRQEDAGDNFAQLKDEALALLREVSESILYSPKLAKNLSITVYNLSRYNDSGEFLDDAAAYLRQLLPAPQRRELSRFLADFRAGFTEGTRGSGSRVMETLTQLIGRQSGREGLSAGDEAKLDGILHSLLSSPCNFTPLLHFVVPTLFEDVRAFAEVWINPESGEGEMPEGVAGGRHLLLVIDVEGVGRFEAELFFYRRTVDLAIYAPPGMEALLLPLRRSLPGKLADGAYHLGRMTVAALEKPRSLMDVFKTLPYKRVGVDVKV, from the coding sequence TTGGCGGAGCTGCTCAAAGTAACCACACCGCTCGTCAGTCAAAGTCAGGCGGTGCCGCCCAAGCAGGGGGCCGACCCGGTCAACCCCTTTAGCCTGCAAGCCACCAGCCGCGTGTTGCAGCCCCATAACCAAAGCGATGTGCTGGCCCAAAACAACGGCCTGAACGGCGGCGAGGGCGCGGCCATGCTGATGGACCTGTTAAAGGACCCGTCGGTGGCGGCCACGTATCTTAAGAACATTTTCCTGCTGGAAGAGGTTTTCAAGCTGCTTCCAGCGAATAACGAAACCGTTACCACCGAGCTGGAACAGCTTTTCGGCGGCCTGCTGGCGCAGCCGGGGGATGTTGCGGCCGAGCTGGTGCGGCAGGGGGAGGACGCGACCGTGTTCCGCGGCCCGTTTTTCGATTTTCTGCGCGAACTGAGCGATTCCGCGCCTTCCGGTTCCGAGCTGCCGGGCGCGGTGGCCAATTTGCTGAAAGCCATGAACAGCAGCCTTGGCCGCCGGGACGTGCTGGACGCGGCGGCGAATAATCTGGGTTTTCTGTCCAAAAGCCTTGCCCCCAGCGCCGATCTGTCCGGGCGGCTCGCCGCGTTGTCTGAGCGCTTCCGGCAGGAGGACGCGGGCGATAACTTTGCCCAGCTAAAGGACGAAGCGCTCGCCCTGCTGCGCGAGGTGAGCGAAAGCATCCTGTATTCGCCCAAGCTGGCAAAAAACCTGTCCATCACGGTATACAATCTCTCCCGCTATAACGACAGCGGTGAGTTTTTGGACGACGCGGCGGCCTATTTGCGCCAGCTGCTGCCCGCGCCCCAGCGGCGCGAGCTATCGCGTTTTCTGGCGGACTTTCGCGCCGGCTTTACCGAGGGCACGCGCGGGAGCGGCTCCCGGGTCATGGAAACGCTCACGCAGCTAATCGGGCGGCAGTCCGGCAGGGAGGGGCTTTCCGCCGGGGACGAAGCCAAGCTGGACGGCATTCTGCACAGCCTGCTGTCCTCGCCGTGCAATTTCACGCCGCTTTTGCACTTCGTCGTGCCCACCTTGTTTGAAGACGTGCGCGCCTTCGCGGAGGTTTGGATCAACCCGGAAAGCGGCGAGGGCGAAATGCCCGAGGGCGTGGCGGGGGGCCGCCACCTGCTGCTGGTGATCGATGTGGAGGGTGTGGGCCGGTTTGAAGCCGAGCTGTTCTTCTACCGCCGCACGGTCGATCTGGCGATCTACGCGCCGCCCGGCATGGAAGCGCTGCTGCTGCCGCTGCGGCGCAGCCTGCCCGGCAAGCTGGCGGATGGGGCCTACCATTTGGGCCGCATGACGGTGGCGGCGCTGGAAAAGCCCCGCTCGCTGATGGATGTTTTTAAAACCTTGCCGTATAAAAGGGTGGGTGTCGATGTCAAAGTCTGA
- a CDS encoding EscU/YscU/HrcU family type III secretion system export apparatus switch protein, which yields MSKSEQRAVALKYNADQDMAPVVIASGYGRVAENIIDVAEQRGIPVYRDDSASSLLCMLEVGARIPEELYQVVATIYAEILSVAARSRAAGGGREEEQRAKEIRPNEPAGEPAGAAPGETGAEA from the coding sequence ATGTCAAAGTCTGAACAGAGGGCGGTTGCCCTGAAATACAACGCGGATCAGGATATGGCTCCGGTGGTCATTGCCTCCGGCTATGGGCGCGTTGCGGAAAATATCATCGACGTGGCCGAGCAGCGCGGCATTCCCGTTTACCGGGATGACAGCGCGTCCTCCCTGCTTTGCATGCTGGAAGTGGGCGCGCGCATCCCGGAGGAGCTGTATCAGGTGGTCGCCACCATTTACGCGGAGATTTTGTCCGTCGCCGCCCGATCAAGGGCTGCCGGCGGCGGAAGGGAGGAGGAGCAACGTGCCAAGGAGATACGGCCAAACGAACCAGCCGGGGAACCGGCGGGAGCAGCCCCCGGCGAAACCGGCGCCGAGGCGTAA
- a CDS encoding M15 family metallopeptidase: MPRRYGQTNQPGNRREQPPAKPAPRRKRRAVPAVLLIMVLAAALFFLRWKVWPAKPADETEPDAASAEAVQEQPKRWSLLLVGADKPLDRAFTLDLQKVEDIRVDARIGDLVKMMLAAAKADGVELKICSGYRSVSQQTKLYQDKVKEFTDKGASEDKAKKKAGRTVQPPGCSEHHIGLALDIVAPYHPTLDEGFAETAAFQWLKDHAADYGFILRYPKEKEDITGIDYEPWHYRYVGPEAAIAMKESGECLEEYVGK, from the coding sequence GTGCCAAGGAGATACGGCCAAACGAACCAGCCGGGGAACCGGCGGGAGCAGCCCCCGGCGAAACCGGCGCCGAGGCGTAAGCGCCGCGCCGTGCCCGCCGTTTTACTCATCATGGTGCTGGCGGCGGCGCTGTTCTTCCTGCGGTGGAAGGTGTGGCCCGCAAAGCCGGCCGATGAAACAGAGCCGGACGCGGCTTCCGCCGAAGCGGTGCAGGAGCAGCCCAAGCGGTGGAGCCTGCTGCTCGTCGGCGCGGACAAGCCGCTCGACCGGGCCTTTACCCTCGACCTGCAAAAGGTGGAGGATATCCGGGTGGACGCGCGCATCGGCGATCTGGTCAAAATGATGCTGGCCGCCGCCAAAGCGGACGGCGTGGAGCTGAAAATCTGCTCCGGCTACCGCAGCGTCAGCCAACAGACGAAGCTTTATCAGGATAAGGTGAAGGAATTTACCGATAAGGGCGCTTCCGAGGATAAGGCCAAGAAAAAGGCGGGCCGCACGGTGCAGCCGCCCGGGTGCAGCGAGCACCACATCGGCTTGGCGCTCGATATAGTCGCGCCTTATCATCCCACGCTGGATGAGGGCTTTGCGGAGACCGCCGCCTTCCAGTGGCTTAAGGATCACGCGGCGGATTACGGCTTTATCCTGCGCTATCCCAAGGAAAAAGAGGATATCACGGGCATCGACTACGAGCCGTGGCATTACCGCTATGTGGGCCCGGAAGCCGCGATTGCCATGAAGGAATCCGGCGAATGCTTGGAGGAGTATGTGGGGAAGTAG
- a CDS encoding flagellin N-terminal helical domain-containing protein, with protein sequence MGMVVRTNTMAMNANRQLSMNNSQVAKSLEKLSSGFRINRAADDASGLAISEKMKAQIKGLEQASANSQDGISLIQTAEGGLTEVHNMLNRMVELATKSANGTIRDDVDREAIQTEVDALNTEITRISKATNFNGINLLDGSLGGGAPSVKAVIGGQVVSGKGTDAVAFTGKTAAVVAGNVLASVKFNDVDGNSVEIKMTADAATGTAQNLLDGLKAKDADAYAKLTAAYDVTANADQTITFTAKNPGANGKVEWGVAATGGAPTSVAIAGATAGSNAKTEFTLGANMANGDSITVGGKTYTMAAAKNDSKREFTSLAELQAQMAADGGYTIASSGALADGDTLTISATKAGKGLTLQIGDTNDDFNKVTVSVGDMSAAGIGTAGLNVSDQDAAGDSIDVIKAAINQVSTNRANLGALQNRLEYTINNLDTTAENMNAANSRIRDTDMAKEMMNYTKMNILTQAAQAMLAQANQQPQAILQLLQ encoded by the coding sequence ATGGGTATGGTAGTAAGAACAAATACGATGGCGATGAACGCCAATCGCCAGCTCAGCATGAACAACTCGCAGGTTGCCAAGAGCCTTGAAAAGCTCTCCTCCGGCTTCCGCATCAACCGCGCGGCGGACGATGCTTCCGGTCTGGCCATCAGCGAAAAAATGAAGGCGCAGATCAAGGGTCTCGAGCAGGCATCCGCCAACTCGCAGGACGGTATCTCCCTCATCCAGACCGCTGAAGGCGGCCTGACCGAAGTGCACAACATGCTCAACCGCATGGTAGAGCTCGCCACCAAGTCGGCCAACGGCACCATCCGAGACGATGTGGACCGCGAAGCCATCCAGACCGAGGTAGACGCGCTCAACACCGAAATCACCCGCATTTCCAAGGCGACCAACTTCAACGGCATTAATTTGCTGGATGGTTCGCTGGGCGGTGGCGCTCCCTCTGTAAAGGCTGTAATTGGCGGTCAGGTTGTTTCCGGTAAGGGAACAGATGCAGTAGCTTTTACAGGCAAGACCGCGGCTGTTGTTGCTGGCAACGTTCTAGCATCCGTTAAGTTTAATGATGTAGACGGAAATAGTGTTGAAATCAAAATGACTGCGGATGCCGCTACGGGAACAGCGCAAAACCTGTTAGATGGCCTGAAAGCAAAGGATGCGGATGCATATGCGAAACTGACTGCGGCATATGACGTTACCGCAAATGCTGATCAGACAATCACGTTTACCGCTAAAAATCCGGGTGCGAACGGTAAGGTTGAATGGGGCGTAGCAGCTACAGGTGGCGCGCCGACATCGGTTGCTATTGCGGGCGCTACAGCTGGTTCGAACGCTAAGACTGAGTTCACACTTGGCGCTAATATGGCTAATGGCGATTCTATTACAGTAGGTGGAAAAACCTACACCATGGCGGCTGCAAAGAACGATTCTAAACGTGAATTTACCAGCCTTGCTGAGTTGCAGGCACAAATGGCAGCAGACGGCGGATATACCATCGCCAGTAGCGGTGCTTTGGCTGATGGCGATACGCTTACCATTAGTGCGACAAAGGCAGGCAAGGGGCTGACTCTGCAGATCGGCGATACCAATGATGATTTCAATAAGGTTACGGTTTCTGTAGGTGATATGTCCGCTGCCGGTATTGGCACCGCTGGCTTGAATGTCTCCGATCAGGACGCTGCCGGTGATTCGATCGACGTGATCAAGGCCGCCATTAATCAGGTATCCACCAACCGCGCGAACCTTGGCGCACTCCAGAACCGCTTGGAGTACACCATCAACAATCTGGATACCACCGCTGAGAACATGAACGCCGCGAATTCCCGCATCCGCGACACGGACATGGCCAAGGAAATGATGAACTACACCAAGATGAACATCCTGACTCAGGCCGCACAGGCTATGCTGGCGCAGGCCAATCAGCAGCCGCAGGCCATTCTCCAGCTTCTCCAGTAA
- a CDS encoding flagellar brake protein has translation MWDDTLGVGDGALCEVRNGQNDLLFVGKATKLAGGVLTLEESTGGLPPPVIYNTEVKLVVHAAGHDASVLGGRVCGSTRTLWRVGSLRRFQSAENRTAYRQKINAVGRVVPLDGGHDASALCRAADSPFSAPCQLIDISMGGALLSCRKGFERGDYLALLGVSLLPEETPLSFVCQVCRVDESSPAAFRYGCEFIGLTEREQNHLCGIIFTLQRKELQARRRGL, from the coding sequence GTGTGGGATGATACCCTTGGTGTGGGCGACGGCGCGCTTTGCGAGGTGCGAAACGGCCAGAACGATCTGCTTTTCGTCGGCAAGGCGACAAAGCTTGCGGGCGGCGTGCTTACGCTGGAGGAATCCACCGGCGGCCTGCCGCCCCCGGTGATCTATAATACCGAGGTAAAGCTCGTCGTCCACGCCGCCGGGCACGACGCTTCCGTACTGGGCGGCCGCGTGTGTGGGTCAACGCGCACGCTTTGGCGCGTCGGTTCGCTGCGGCGCTTTCAGTCGGCGGAAAACCGTACGGCCTACCGGCAAAAGATAAACGCCGTGGGCCGCGTCGTCCCCCTGGACGGCGGGCACGACGCTTCGGCCCTCTGCCGCGCGGCAGACAGCCCCTTTTCCGCGCCCTGCCAGCTGATCGATATCAGCATGGGCGGCGCGCTGCTATCCTGCCGCAAGGGCTTTGAACGGGGCGATTATCTGGCGTTGCTCGGCGTTTCGCTGCTGCCGGAGGAAACACCGCTTTCCTTCGTTTGTCAGGTGTGCCGCGTGGATGAATCAAGCCCCGCCGCCTTTCGCTACGGCTGCGAGTTCATCGGCCTGACCGAGCGGGAGCAAAACCACCTGTGCGGCATTATTTTCACCTTGCAGCGTAAGGAGCTCCAAGCCCGCCGCCGCGGGCTGTAA